From a region of the Podospora pseudopauciseta strain CBS 411.78 chromosome 7 map unlocalized CBS411.78m_7, whole genome shotgun sequence genome:
- a CDS encoding uncharacterized protein (CAZy:GT109; EggNog:ENOG503P1ZY) — translation MNLTIPRLNLLFLLVWLLLLLISYLNSYDDPSSIFYSETASYTPRHSKLLSHQADLYLANPPPRPPPPSDENDNKFLCIGIPSINRTTQSFLKHTIGTLLLPLSPAQRSSVHLVVLLADRPAAKHSAYGEGWLEKVVDEVLIYDDPPPSEGGVYKKVPFELVDGRERGKTRVENMRLDHSLLVETCMNHGSEYFALVEDDVVASGDWLTRLNKGLGFLEGRKGEEEWLYLRLFHSELLMGWNSEEWRMYLGWSCTVYAIVLVSFLVLRSKRWLCFGRLGRQNADVFRYATAMVFGLWLPALIALWFLSGRVSTSRINPFAWTSHGVREMMNYGCCAQGLVFPRRQLPGVFKLMRYPPYRFPGDMILEGYAGDHGLRKWALDPSVLQHVGFTESSAGPRRAEVWNFSFERLTPKTTGWGWGG, via the coding sequence ATGAACCTCACGATCCCTCGCCtaaacctcctcttcctcctcgtctggctcctcctccttctcatctcGTACCTCAACTCCTACgacgacccctcctccatcttttATTCCGAAACCGCATCCTACACCCCTCGGCACAGCAAACTCCTCTCTCACCAAGCCGATTTATACCTCGCCAACCCGCCCCCtagacctcctcccccctccgaCGAAAACGACAACAAATTCCTCTGCATCGGCATCCCCTCCATAAACCGCACCACCCAGTCCTTCCTCAAGCACACAAtcggcaccctcctcctccccctctcccccgcccaGCGTTCGTCGGTCCACTTGGTTGTCTTGCTAGCCGACCGTCCAGCGGCAAAACACAGCGCGtatggggaggggtggttggagaaggttgttgatgaggttcTCATTTACGATGACCCGCCACCTTCTGAGGGGGGGGTATACAAAAAGGTGCCGTTTGAGCTTGTGGACGGCCGAGAAAGGGGGAAGACGAGGGTTGAAAACATGAGGCTGGATCACTCCCTGTTGGTGGAGACTTGCATGAACCATGGGAGTGAGTATTTCGccttggtggaggatgatgttgtcgCTTCAGGGGATTGGCTTACCCGACTGAACAAAGGGTTGGGGTTtctggaggggaggaaaggggaggaagagtggTTGTATCTGAGGTTGTTTCACTCGGAACtgttgatggggtggaaTAGTGAGGAGTGGAGGATGTACCTCGGTTGGTCGTGCACAGTCTACGCGATTGTGCTCGTCTCGTTTTTGGTGCTACGATCAAAAAGGTGGTTGTGttttgggaggttggggaggcagAACGCGGATGTGTTTCGGTATGCGACTGCGATGGTGTTTGGTCTTTGGCTGCCGGCGTTGATTGCGCTCTGGTTTCTTTCTGGGAGGGTTTCGACAAGTAGGATCAACCCTTTCGCTTGGACGTCGCacggggtgagggagatgatgaacTATGGGTGTTGCGCGCAGGGGCTGGTGTTCCCTAGGAGGCAGCTCCCTGGGGTTTTTAAGCTGATGAGGTACCCGCCTTATCGGTTTCCGGGGGATATGATACTGGAGGGGTACGCGGGGGATCACGGGCTCAGAAAGTGGGCATTGGATCCGAGTGTGCTTCAGCATGTGGGCTTTACCGAGAGCTCGGCCgggccgaggagggcggaggtgTGGAACTTTAGTTTTGAGAGGTTGACTCCAAAGACGacgggttgggggtgggggggttag
- a CDS encoding uncharacterized protein (EggNog:ENOG503P082; COG:U): MITTSTAAPSPSPVLSETFSLLSLLLISITVLLILRHYLPLRTTPAYLLLPVFFALFLPASIGLLVPIDLASPLDSSSSSPIPKGIWLPPAALRVGWRITYWLTFALTWFILPILAEYSDSGFREPKAKVLDSLRANAQYYAVVFGSGLVGFVYVLWSYGKFDASLKGTIMALAYCWGLILAIYLMGHGLVSIPRRLFRSADVSGRLRRLQCHAPRIYEKMEDAEMELEDLELQVGELGRRKGGSAELFRDWIEELVDMVSLEAQMTPSNARRAVRGTGNERGLPNVITEKWLAELTRDLVRARHTRSRYGSEWNRLLEEVVRTQAILDSAGSKRLDFGKGTRTAGSTSLWERASLFTPYTRYLFHYHVAPYLRMALGGVLGLASVCIVWSELVKDLFPSLSVIRYTVIHHDPLGESGGQVGLAGQAIAAFWLLYMCAAALISITEVKVWRGRALVKRNTAPESAFWYASQVARLSVPLSYNFMTFLGSALYKDTVFYGFLGKLIDLTPLGEWFNYLFPAFILLPVFATLFGLYGKVQTMFGFGAAFGMGGEDEDDGEGEEERFYGTGSWREGRDLIERELNGTSASVRNNRRAELGSSTNGGGGRRGGPILSIPRSSTGSSARAPTTPFATSPTSGGGGSRHQANTSARRVGRDRGQVTLSNDGDDENFFEALGHRMKNTIDTFDTPDWFKGFGEGIKKPKWMGGDDNGGGSGNGGGDIRRWFGGGGDGSSSSGGGQGRIRL; the protein is encoded by the coding sequence aTGATCACGACCTCGACagcagccccctccccctcccccgtcctctccgaaaccttctccctcctctccctcctcctcatctccatcacagtcctcctcatcctccgccactacctccccctccgcacAACCCCCgcctacctcctcctccccgtcttcttcgccctcttcctccccgcctccatcggcctcctcgtcccaatcgacctcgcctcccccctcgactcatcatcctcctcccccatcccaaaagGAATCTGGCTCCCACCCGCCGCCCTCCGCGTAGGCTGGCGAATCACCTACTGGCTCACCTTTGCGCTCACGTGgttcatcctccccatcctggCCGAGTACTCCGACTCTGGCTTCCGCGAGCCGAAAGCCAAGGTCCTCGACTCCCTCCGCGCAAACGCGCAGTACTATGCCGTCGTCTTTGGGTCAGGGCTGGTGGGGTTTGTCTATGTCCTCTGGTCCTACGGAAAGTTCGACGCCAGTCTCAAGGGCACGATCATGGCGCTGGCGTACTGCTGGGGTTTGATTCTTGCCATCTACCTCATGGGTCACGGGTTGGTGTCGATACCGCGGCGGCTGTTTAGGTCGGCCGATGTGAgcgggaggttgaggaggctgCAGTGCCACGCGCCGAGGATTTacgagaagatggaggatgcGGAGATGGAGCTTGAGGATTTGGAACTGCAGGTTGGGGAGTTGGGACGGCGTAAAGGGGGGAGCGCGGAGTTGTTTAGGGATTGGAttgaggagttggttgaTATGGTCAGTCTGGAGGCGCAGATGACTCCGAGCAATGCCAGACGGGCGGTTAGGGGGACGGGGAATGAGAGGGGGTTGCCGAATGTGATTACGGAGAAGTGGCTGGCGGAGCTGACGAGGGATTTGGTCAGGGCGAGGCATACGAGGTCGAGGTATGGGAGTGAGTGGAATAggctgttggaggaggtggtgaggacgcAGGCGATTTTGGACTCGGCGGGGAGCAAGAGGTTGGATTTTGGGAAGGGGACGAGAACGGCGGGGTCGACGAGCTtgtgggagagggcgagCTTGTTTACTCCTTACACCAGATACCTGTTTCATTATCATGTTGCGCCGTACTTGAGGATGGCGCTGggtggggttttggggttggcgtCTGTTTGCATTGTTTGGTCTGAGTTGGTCAAGGATTTGTTTCCGAGTCTGTCGGTGATTCGGTATACGGTTATTCATCACGATCCTCTGGGAGAGAGCGGAGGACAGGTTGGGTTGGCGGGGCAGGCGATCGCGGCGTTTTGGCTGCTGTACATGTGTGCCGCGGCGTTGATTTCGATTACGGAGGTTAAGgtctggagggggagggcgttgGTCAAGAGGAACACGGCGCCGGAGAGCGCGTTCTGGTATGCCAGCCAGGTGGCGAGGTTGAGCGTGCCGTTGAGTTACAACTTTATGACGTTTTTGGGGAGCGCGCTCTACAAGGACACGGTGTTTTATGGGTTTTTGGGCAAGCTGATTGATTTGACGCCGCTGGGGGAGTGGTTCAACTATCTGTTCCCGGCGTTTATTCTGTTGCCTGTTTTTGCGACCTTGTTTGGGCTGTACGGCAAAGTGCAGACCatgtttgggtttggggctGCGTTTGGCatgggtggggaggatgaagatgatggagagggggaggaggagaggttttATGGTACGGGCTCttggagggaagggagggatCTGATTGAGAGGGAGCTGAATGGGACTTCGGCGTCGGTGAGGAATAACAGGAGGGCAGAGCTGGGCTCATCGACgaatggtggtggcggcagGAGGGGTGGGCCAATTTTGTCGATCCCGAGGTCGTCGACTGGTAGCTCGGCGAGGGCGCCGACTACGCCTTTTGCTACCTCTCCTACTTCGGGAGGTGGCGGGAGTAGACATCAGGCCAATACTTCTGCTCGCCGGGTAGGGAGGGACAGGGGGCAGGTGACGCTGAGCAatgatggagatgacgaAAACTTCTTCGAGGCGCTGGGGCATAGGATGAAGAACACGATTGACACGTTTGACACACCCGATTGGTTCaaggggtttggggaggggatcAAGAAACCAAAGTGGATGGGTGGGGATGATAACGGGGGCGGTAGTGGcaatggtggaggagatatcaggaggtggtttggtggcggtggtgatgggagtagcagcagcggtggtgggcaGGGGAGGATTAGACTGTGA
- the ALD2 gene encoding mitochondrial aldehyde dehydrogenase (COG:E; EggNog:ENOG503NW4N) produces the protein MAVFSSPRVLCAPSRTPPLLSLSLRSHKPTTLRPRYFSLSTHLRTKMEVELTAPNGRKWTQPLGLFINNEFVKSSNEQKLASINPTTEEEICSVYAATSDDIDTAVAAARKAFKDPSWKSLSGTERGALMLKLADLVSQHAETLATIECLDNGKPYTTALAENVPEVVNVFRYYGGYADKNFGQVIDVGPAKFAYTVKEPLGVCGQIIPWNYPLDMAAWKLGPALCCGNTVVLKLAEQTPLSMLYLAKLIKEAGFPPGVVNIINGHGREAGAALVQHPQVDKIAFTGSTATGKEIMKMASATMKNITLETGGKSPLIVFEDADLDLAATWSHIGIMSNQGQICTATSRILVHEGIYDKFTEAFRAKIQEISVLGDPFEETTFQGPQVTKQQYERVLSYIDIGKEEGATVFLGGEAAPQRGKGFFIAPTVFTNVKPTMRIYREEIFGPCVAIASFKTEEEAVEMANDSTYGLGSAIFTRDLNRAHRVAREIEAGMVWINSSNDSDFRIPFGGVKQSGIGRELGEAGLAPYCNVKAIHVNMAA, from the exons ATGGCAGTGTTCTCATCGCCGAGGGTGCTGTGTGCCCCTTCCCGGACACCACCACTGTTGTCTCTCTCTTTGAGAAGCCACAAGCCCACCACTTTGAGACCACGATACTTTTCCTTGTCTACACATCTCAGAACCAAGATGGAGGTGGAACTCACAGCTCCCAACGGCAGGAAGTGGACTCAGCCATTGGGTCTCTTCATTAACAATGAGTTTGTCAAGAGCAGCAATGAGCAGAAGCTTGCTTCCATCAACCCCAC aaccgaggaggagatctGCTCCGTCTACGCTGCCACATCTGATGACATCGACACAGCTGTAGCAGCAGCCCGCAAGGCCTTCAAGGACCCCTCATGGAAGTCTCTCAGCGGCACCGAGCGCGGTGCTCTCATGCTCAAGCTCGCCGACCTAGTCTCCCAACACGCCGAGACCCTCGCCACCATTGAGTGCCTCGACAACGGCAAACCATACACCACAGCCCTCGCTGAAAACGTCCCCGAAGTCGTCAATGTATTCCGATACTACGGCGGCTACGCCGACAAGAACTTTGGCCAAGTTATCGACGTCGGCCCCGCCAAATTCGCCTACACCGTCAAGGAGCCCTTGGGTGTATGCGGCCAAATCATCCCCTGGAACTACCCCCTCGACATGGCCGCCTGGAAGCTCGGCCCAGCCCTCTGCTGCGGCAACACCGTCGTCCTGAAGCTCGCCGAGcaaacccccctctccatgCTCTACCTCGCCAAGCTCATCAAAGAAGCCGGCTTCCCTCCCGGCGtggtcaacatcatcaacggccACGGCCGCGAAGCCGGCGCCGCTCTCGTCCAACACCCCCAGGTCGACAAGATCGCTTTCACGGGCAGCACCGCCACCGGCAAGGAGATCATGAAGATGGCCTCGGCCACCATGAAGAACATCACGCTCGAGACGGGCGGCAAGTCCCCTCTCATCGTCTTTGAAGACGCCGACCTCGACCTTGCCGCGACGTGGTCCCACATCGGCATCATGAGCAACCAAGGTCAGATCTGCACCGCCACGTCCCGCATCCTCGTCCACGAGGGCATCTATGACAAGTTCACCGAGGCGTTCAGGGCCAAGATTCAAGAAATTTCGGTGCTGGGCGACCCCTTTGAGGAAACCACCTTCCAAGGACCCCAAGTCACGAAACAGCAATACGAGCGCGTCTTGTCATACATCGACATTggcaaagaagaaggtgcCACTGTTTTCCTCGGCGGTGAAGCTGCTCCTCAAAGGGGCAAGGGGTTCTTTATTGCTCCTACGGTGTTCACCAATGTGAAGCCGACGATGAGGATCTACCGCGAGGAGATCTTTGGTCCTTGCGTGGCGATTGCTTCGTtcaagacggaggaggaggcggttgagATGGCTAATGATAGCACTTATGGGCTTGGGTCGGCGATTTTCACGAGGGACTTGAACAGGGCGCACagggtggcgagggagatCGAGGCGGGGATGGTGTGGATTAATAGCAGTAATGATTCTGATTTCAGGATCCCGTTTGGGGGGGTAAAGCAGAGTGGAATTGGGagggagctgggggaggcggggttGGCACCGTATTGTAATGTGAAGGCTATTCATGTGAATATGGCGGCGTAG
- a CDS encoding uncharacterized protein (EggNog:ENOG503NY4G) codes for MAPLIPSAEIRLSYPLYALDFDPQDANRLVVGGGGGAGGTGVGNQISVLDTSTKEALQVVSEIELSRAEDSVNTIAVGPRKKNSVPVYAGINSSEDDIKKGKNEHFRVFSADLPSKTKAAAGGPKITEVSRSSFFTTKDTEAYQRVLRISQPYEGVKQIGAAATGVYRAAKDPQIAIFDIPSASGNNTAPKLRGNLELVKEAMDLDIIQISGDGYQLVYCDDYDIHTLDISNKGDSKDLHTVWTMPHDESMGAKARPSFRSIRYLTPTFVLCVANLPQAGGSVLQGFRLPNPADVGKEGKEGKARLALSVHLPKNVRRGTGLAVRNLSPPASPSQEQGDAQFVIAVTGQDSSITLYTLEHQALAGLTLIANCHIITTLKEVHPGPISGLAFSTFVPPASGSKVPATVKLASIGSLGNTCVVHTIPLKKLPSSTTVSSSVKSLVPARYVVALKSHGPGHKGFLAFIAISAIVIALLAQALMEINGLAPPYLGTKNVVPASWQAPYMKGLREEQARLKKEGGGQLADILGQPREGVPRVVIKQQGEWDSAMAEGAGAVKMVLKQEEGSGEVKMVEEEKLGEGEKGKEWEELPVEQQELWKKALKKAGHWGEDVGEAVFKGVLFGEIGGLVGAFVRG; via the coding sequence ATGGCGCCCCTGATCCCCTCGGCCGAGATCCGACTCTCCTACCCTCTGTACGCCCTCGATTTCGACCCTCAAGATGCCAACAGACTGGTCgttggtggcggaggaggggcaggcgGAACGGGAGTAGGAAACCAGATCAGCGTCCTCGACACGTCGACAAAGGAAGCCCTTCAGGTCGTCTCCGAAATCGAACTCAGTCGCGCGGAAGACAGCGTCAACACTATTGCCGTGGGCCCGCGCAAGAAGAATTCAGTTCCGGTGTATGCTGGCATCAACTCGAGCGAGGATGACAtcaagaaggggaagaatgAACACTTTAGGGTATTCTCTGCCGATCTACCGTCAAAGaccaaggctgctgctggaggacCAAAGATCACCGAGGTGTCGAGGTCTTCGTTCTTTACAACAAAAGATACCGAGGCTTATCAGAGGGTTTTGAGGATATCACAGCCGTACGAGGGGGTGAAGCAGATTGGAGCTGCCGCGACGGGTGTCTACCGGGCTGCGAAGGACCCGCAAATTGCCATCTTTGATATTCCCTCTGCGAGCGGAAACAACACGGCGCCAAAGTTGAGGGGGAACCTGGAGTTGGTCAAGGAGGCGATGGACTTGGACATCATCCAGATCAGCGGCGACGGATACCAGCTTGTCTACTGCGACGACTACGACATCCACACGCTTGACATCAGCAACAAGGGTGACTCCAAAGACTTGCACACCGTCTGGACCATGCCACACGACGAGTCAATGGGTGCCAAAGCCCGGCCTTCCTTCAGGTCGATCCGTTACCTCACGCCCACCTTTGTCCTCTGCGTCGCCAACCTTCCCCAAGCAGGCGGTTCCGTCCTCCAGGGCTTccgcctccccaacccagccgacGTTGGcaaagagggaaaagaaggaaaagccCGCCTCGCGCTCTCGGttcacctccccaaaaacgTCCGCCGCGGCACCGGTCTGGCGGTCCGCAACCTTTCCCCCCCCGCAAGCCCCTCCCAAGAACAGGGCGACGCCCAGTTTGTCATCGCCGTCACGGGACAGGATAGCTCCATCACCCTCTACACCCTTGAACACCAGGCTCTCGCCGGTTTGACGCTGATTGCCAACTgccacatcatcaccaccctcaaagAAGTCCACCCCGGTCCGATCTCTGGCCTGGCCTTTTCGACCTTTGTGCCCCCAGCATCGGGCTCAAAGGTGCCCGCTACGGTTAAGCTAGCGTCGATTGGCTCGCTGGGGAACACGTGCGTGGTTCACACCATCCCGCTCAAGAAGCTGCCCTCGTCTACTACGGTCTCTTCTAGTGTGAAGTCGCTCGTGCCAGCGAGGTATGTTGTCGCACTAAAGTCGCACGGCCCAGGACACAAGGGGTTCTTGGCGTTTATTGCCATCTCTGCCATTGTCATTGCTTTGTTGGCGCAGGCGCTGATGGAGATTAATGGCCTTGCGCCGCCGTATTTGGGGACGAAGAATGTTGTTCCTGCGAGCTGGCAGGCGCCTTATATGAAGGGTTTGCGGGAGGAGCAGGCGAGGCTCAaaaaggaagggggggggcagTTGGCGGATATTTTGGGGCAGCCTAGGGAGGGGGtgccgagggtggtgattAAGCAGCAGGGGGAGTGGGATTCGGCCATGGCGGAGGGGGCCGGGGCGGTGAAGATGGTGCtcaagcaggaggaggggagtggggaggtgaagatggtggaggaggagaagttgggggaaggggaaaaggggaaagAATGGGAGGAGCTGCCGGTGGAGCAGCAGGAGTTGTGGAAGAAGGCGCTCAAGAAGGCGGGGcattggggggaggatgtaGGGGAGGCAGTCTTTaagggggtgttgtttggggagattggggggttggtgggggctTTTGTTAGGGGGTAG
- a CDS encoding uncharacterized protein (EggNog:ENOG503PQHZ), translating to MAQQFESQPLSDIGDSDNDLDSLFGDGLDPETDLSSLLFEEVTSDPAIQLQPSSSPPATSSEPRCELTLPRVQEEPVSQLTLPVVPDPLGAPLSLQDGHTSGGLVVSSTRYPHNDLPSTGAAVSGELEFLLSDAHVDLATDADWQAELQKLSEVNWAGLNQDQHVNAPTDAPEDVHQMIPTSYGENMEDFSVISIQQIHGLRYSTTAANSMVKLPRRMDEETQLAKIWEYITLRRNQKYEELYSLLELPVGEGKYLKKDLHQYLEAEQLAEVIQRIRCEKRHNGAHTKMFVVKLAYQILAKEGWGARWFGAGNANASARTRTLFWPEDSTTLLFYFAMFVYRVQDNLKSRITQQNSLARRKRDDTSRTTTPSVDQPQVSTPETECQFDTTPTTSRPCTPPDQRAPAMQTLWDSADLAVSAQRAQRSAQLPSPPTGESSPIPIRQVLQTAPPEPEIPPQNGQSFFASLVSEVTINKKRKRAQALAGLQDPDIYEVEIPPNAKLTYRVFVKDGADSSDLVDTPFEFKHTDSIILEGAFDGLMASFEQAQYRRPHMWIQTPYGRRMITTSEEWDQAVLLIYNLRRAGGLVEVDVFV from the exons ATGGCCCAGCAATTTGAATCTCAACCTCTCTCCGACATTGGAGATAGCGACAACGACTTGGATTCGCTTTTCGGCGACGGCCTTGATCCCGAGACGGACCTCTCTTCACTTTTATTCGAAGAAGTCACCTCGGACCCCGCCATCCAACTACAGCCATCCTCGTCACCACCGGCGACTTCATCAGAGCCCCGATGCGAGCTCACTCTGCCAAGGGTACAAGAAGAGCCTGTTTCTCAGCTCACTTTGCCCGTTGTCCCTGATCCTCTTGGTGCCCCTTTATCGCTCCAAGATGGACACACTTCAGGTGGCCTCGTGGTTAGTAGCACCCGATATCCTCACAATGACCTTCCTAGTACCGGAGCTGCGGTATCAGGAGAGCTCGAGTTCCTGCTCAGCGACGCTCACGTGGACCTGGCCACGGATGCAGACTGGCAGGCCGAACTCCAGAAGCTCTCGGAGGTCAACTGGGCGGGTCTAAATCAAGATCAGCATGTTAATGCCCCTACAGATGCGCCGGAAGATGTCCATCAGATGATCCCAACATCCTATGGGGAGAATATGGAAGATTTTTCTGTCATTTCTATTCAACAGATTCACGGCCTTCGCTATTCGACCACTGCAGCAAACAGCATGGTCAAGCTGCCGCGCCGCATGGACGAGGAAACCCAGCTTGCTAAAATCTGGGAATACATCACCCTCA GACGAAACCAGAAATACGAAGAGCTCTACAGTCTGCTTGAGCTGCCCGTGGGTGAAGGCAAGTACTTGAAGAAGGACCTGCACCAGTATCTTGAGGCCGAGCAACTTGCCGAAGTCATTCAACGCATAAGGTGTGAGAAAAGGCATAACGGCGCACACACCAAGATGTTTGTGGTGAAGCTGGCATACCAGATACTGGCGAAAGAAGGCTGGGGAGCACGTTGGTTTGGTGCTGGGAATGCGAATGCAAGTGCCAGAACCAGAACTCTGTTTTGGCCCGAGGACTCGACAACCCTTCTGTTCTACTTCGCCATGTTTGTCTACCGCGTTCAGGACAACCTCAAATCCAGAATCACTCAGCAAAATAGCCTCGCACGCCGGAAGAGGGACGACACATCGCGGACAACCACACCTTCGGTTGATCAACCACAAGTCAGCACCCCGGAGACAGAGTGCCAGTTTGATACCACTCCTACCACCTCGCGACCGTGCACTCCCCCGGACCAACGGGCTCCTGCAATGCAGACCTTGTGGGACAGTGCCGACCTCGCTGTATCAGCGCAGAGAGCTCAGCGCTCAGCCCAgctcccctctccacctACAGGAGAATCATCTCCTATCCCGATTCGCCAGGTCCTCCAAACAGCACCACCCGAGCCAGAAATTCCACCACAAAACGGCCAGTCTTTCTTTGCCTCTCTGGTGAGTGAGGTGACCATCAACAAAAAGCGCAAGCGGGCCCAAGCCCTGGCCGGGCTTCAGGATCCGGATATATATGAGGTTGAGATCCCGCCCAACGCCAAGCTCACCTACCGCGTCTTTGTCAAAGATGGAGCCGATAGCAGCGACCTGGTCGACACCCCCTTTGAGTTCAAGCACACCGACTCGATAATATTAGAAGGTGCCTTTGACGGGCTGATGGCGTCGTTTGAGCAAGCGCAGTATAGAAGACCGCACATGTGGATACAGACGCCGtatgggaggaggatgattaCCACGTCGGAGGAATGGGACCAGGCTGTCTTGCTGATTTATAATCTGAGGAGGGCTGGAGGTCTagtggaggtggatgtttttgtttga
- the CGR1_2 gene encoding rRNA-processing protein cgr1 (EggNog:ENOG503NXSG; COG:P; COG:T) — MSSEFQVWEVKTPYLNLHCGLGEGPYYEPATQTVRFVDIKNKKLHTVSINDPADLVTLSFDEPVTVTADIAGVDPKDKILIGAKQGLAVLDRKTGEYEYISKMEGEGVDRIRSNDGAVDPQGRFWMGSMTDFGKGDFRPEGSLLRFTQTSPPQLALTSLTIPNSVGWSPDQRTMYFTHSNAREVLAWDYDPSPSPSSVVTLSNKRIFYQHVGSGEPDGFRVDVEGNIWHAVYGESRVLKLSPEGKLIGEVRLPTRNITCVEFVGEELFITTAGDDGAAEGEESKVNGGALFRVDVGVRGLGHDLFRL, encoded by the exons ATGTCCTCCGAATTCCAAGTCTGGGAGGTAAAAACCCCCTACCTTAACCTGCACTGCGGCCTCGGCGAAGGACCCTACTACGAACCCGCCACCCAAACCGTCCGCTTCGTCGacatcaagaacaagaagcttCACACCGTCTCCATCAACGACCCCGCCGATCTTGTCACCCTTTCTTTCGACGAGcccgtcaccgtcaccgctGACATTGCGGGCGTCGACCCCAAGGACAAGATCCTGATTGGAGCCAAGCAGGGGCTCGCGGTCCTGGACAGGAAGACGGGGGAGTATGAGTACATCTccaagatggagggggagggcgtgGATAGGATCAGGAGCAATGACGGGGCGGTCGATCCCCAGGGGAGGTTCTGGATGGGGAGCATGACTGattttgggaagggggatttCCGGCCTGAGG gctccctcctccgcttcacccaaacctcccccccgcaactcgccctcacctccctcacaatCCCAAACTCTGTCGGCTGGTCCCCCGACCAGAGGACAATGTACTTTACCCACTCCAACGCGCGCGAGGTCCTGGCTTGGGATTacgacccctccccctccccttcttctgtcgtcaccctctccaacaaacGCATCTTTTACCAGCACGTCGGGAGCGGTGAACCTGACGGGTTTagggttgatgttgaaggtAACATCTGGCATGCCGTCTATGGCGAGTCCCGCGTTTTGAAGCTGAGCCCGGAGGGGAAGTTgattggggaggtgaggttgccTACCAGAAACATCACCTGTGTGGAGTTTGTGGGCGAGGAGTTGTTCATTACTACTGCTGGGGATGACGGTGCtgctgagggtgaggagagcAAGGTCAATGGGGGGGCGTTGTTTAGGGTTGACGTTGGGGTCAGGGGGTTGGGGCATGATTTGTTTAGGTTGTAG